The DNA segment GTTTCGACGCGCGAGTTCCACATCGAAGGCGACGAACCCGAAGAGATCCTGGGCGAACGGACCGCACCGAACGCCGTCGAGTTGCTGCTGGCAGCGCTTGGGTCCTGTCTCAGCGTCGGCTACGCCGCCAATGCCGCCGCGATGGGCATCGAACTCGAGGAACTCCAATTCGAGATGGAAGGCGACGTTGACCTCAGGGGCTTCCTCGGCATCGACGAAGACGTCCGACCCGGCTACGAGGGCATCACCTGCACCGCGTACGTCGACGCGAACGCCTCAGAGGAGGACCTGGCCGAACTCCGCGAACGGGTCGAAGCCACCTCACCGCTGATCGACTCGATCCGAAACACGGTACCTCTCGAGACGAACATGGTCCTCGCCAGTCGG comes from the Natronosalvus amylolyticus genome and includes:
- a CDS encoding OsmC family protein — encoded protein: MSATNGVDVEALGEAIDAISAEPAAGEFTFRAETEWEDALRCVTTIDEFDQAGERVSTREFHIEGDEPEEILGERTAPNAVELLLAALGSCLSVGYAANAAAMGIELEELQFEMEGDVDLRGFLGIDEDVRPGYEGITCTAYVDANASEEDLAELRERVEATSPLIDSIRNTVPLETNMVLASRH